Proteins encoded by one window of Yersinia massiliensis:
- a CDS encoding sensor domain-containing diguanylate cyclase, which translates to MSHNQSDQKLKIADLNERVVHEILEVISDGIWDWNANSGFVYRNSGWYEMLGYPAHAFENTVHTWEKIIHPDDFDRVMFQFDAYINNQADRYQIEYRCRTHDGGYIWIEDRGKVIERNHDGSVSRMIGAHRNIHDRKHRLEKLELKNKTLEALVEERTAELRETNDQLQQQLNIKKSLSETDVLTSAANRYLLEKVLKHEYNRAKRFSQPLSLLSLDLDNFKFINDKYGHSVGDLTLTHIVDVVRNNIREIDVLGRWGGDEFMIVLPSTQLSEAKVIAEKIRHLIATMPVDDNISVTMSLGVVELEPNETQEQLLIRADKMLYNAKAAGKNVIKG; encoded by the coding sequence ATGAGCCATAATCAAAGTGATCAGAAGTTGAAGATTGCCGATTTAAACGAGCGCGTTGTTCACGAAATACTGGAAGTGATAAGTGATGGTATTTGGGATTGGAACGCTAACAGCGGATTCGTTTATCGTAACTCTGGCTGGTATGAAATGCTGGGTTACCCGGCCCATGCGTTTGAAAATACAGTGCATACGTGGGAAAAAATCATCCATCCAGATGACTTTGACCGTGTCATGTTTCAGTTTGATGCCTATATCAATAATCAGGCTGACAGATACCAGATTGAGTATCGCTGCCGGACCCATGATGGGGGTTATATCTGGATTGAGGACCGTGGCAAGGTGATTGAACGTAATCACGACGGCTCGGTCTCTAGGATGATTGGTGCGCATCGCAATATTCATGACAGAAAGCATCGTCTTGAAAAGTTAGAGCTAAAGAATAAAACGCTGGAAGCATTAGTTGAGGAGCGAACAGCAGAGTTACGTGAAACCAATGACCAATTGCAGCAGCAATTAAATATTAAAAAGAGTCTCTCTGAAACCGATGTATTAACGTCGGCTGCGAATCGCTATTTATTAGAGAAAGTTTTGAAGCATGAATATAATCGTGCTAAGCGATTTTCTCAGCCACTCTCATTGCTTTCGTTGGACCTCGATAATTTTAAATTTATTAATGACAAGTATGGGCATTCTGTCGGGGATTTAACCTTGACTCATATCGTTGATGTGGTGAGAAATAATATCAGAGAGATTGACGTTTTGGGCCGTTGGGGAGGCGATGAGTTTATGATTGTTTTGCCAAGCACACAGTTAAGCGAAGCGAAAGTCATTGCTGAGAAAATTAGGCATCTCATTGCGACCATGCCGGTCGACGACAATATCAGCGTCACCATGAGCTTAGGCGTGGTCGAGTTGGAACCGAATGAGACTCAAGAACAGTTATTAATTCGTGCGGACAAAATGCTGTATAACGCTAAGGCTGCGGGGAAAAATGTCATCAAAGGCTGA
- a CDS encoding elongation factor P hydroxylase: MTHHYQQLIDVFNASFSCPFNTQLVKGDDEPIYLPADHEFPYHRVIFAHGYYASAMHEISHWCIAGEERRKLVDFGYWYCPDGRDALTQSQFEAVEIKPQALEWMFCVAAGFPFNVSCDNLEGDCEPDRITFQRKVREQVLWHLKNGVSPRPAGFIQALQSFYNTPPLAPEHFPYPEDLV; this comes from the coding sequence ATGACGCACCATTATCAGCAGTTGATCGACGTTTTTAATGCCAGTTTTAGCTGCCCATTCAATACACAATTGGTCAAAGGTGACGATGAACCTATCTACCTGCCAGCCGACCATGAGTTTCCTTACCATCGGGTCATTTTCGCCCACGGCTACTACGCCAGTGCGATGCATGAAATTTCACATTGGTGTATTGCCGGTGAAGAGCGGCGCAAGCTAGTCGATTTTGGCTATTGGTATTGTCCAGATGGGCGTGATGCATTAACCCAAAGCCAGTTTGAAGCGGTAGAGATTAAGCCACAGGCGCTAGAGTGGATGTTTTGTGTCGCTGCGGGTTTCCCGTTCAACGTCAGTTGCGACAATTTGGAAGGGGATTGCGAACCGGATCGAATCACGTTCCAGCGTAAAGTGCGTGAGCAAGTACTTTGGCATTTGAAAAACGGAGTATCCCCACGACCTGCGGGCTTTATTCAGGCACTACAATCGTTCTACAATACGCCGCCGCTGGCCCCAGAACATTTCCCTTATCCGGAAGACTTGGTTTAG
- a CDS encoding SLC13 family permease: MTQHTTTHRAINTIFRPFLKDRLLHILLVLGIGLTVLMPAKITAFPQFIDWTTIVTLLGLMLLTKGVEVSGYFDFIGRKIINTLHTERHLALFLVLSAAVLSSFLTNDVALFIIVPLILTLKKISSLPVSRLIIFSALAVNAGSLLTPIGNPQNILLWSRSDLSFMGFTRQMAPLAAVILLTLLAVTWWRFPARTIKKQASSPIYPYQFRLLLSCVALYVIFIICVDLGLENYGLLIVFAGLLLMARRVLLAIDWSLIVVFMAMFIDVRLLTELPALQALFGEIKTLSHAAAYILGIGLSQLISNVPATILLLNYLPSSALVAYAVNIGGFGFALGSMANLIALRMAGEPAIWLKFHAYSLPFLLWSALVGWYLLAW; the protein is encoded by the coding sequence ATGACGCAACATACGACAACCCACCGCGCGATTAATACAATTTTCAGACCCTTTTTGAAAGATCGCCTGCTACATATTTTATTGGTTTTAGGCATAGGGTTAACCGTACTCATGCCAGCAAAAATCACGGCATTCCCGCAATTTATTGATTGGACGACCATTGTCACGCTGCTGGGATTAATGCTACTGACGAAAGGGGTTGAGGTCAGCGGCTATTTTGACTTTATCGGCCGCAAGATCATTAACACATTACACACTGAGCGGCATTTAGCCCTGTTCTTGGTATTATCCGCAGCGGTGCTGTCTTCTTTCCTGACCAATGATGTTGCGCTGTTTATCATTGTTCCACTGATTTTGACGCTGAAGAAAATCTCGTCGTTACCGGTTTCTCGCCTAATTATTTTCTCTGCGCTGGCGGTCAATGCCGGTTCACTATTAACGCCAATCGGTAATCCGCAAAATATTCTGTTATGGAGCCGTTCCGACCTCTCATTCATGGGCTTTACCCGCCAAATGGCCCCTTTGGCAGCGGTGATTCTACTGACATTACTGGCGGTCACTTGGTGGCGCTTTCCTGCGCGGACCATTAAGAAACAGGCTTCCAGCCCCATTTATCCTTACCAATTCCGCTTGCTGCTGAGTTGTGTTGCACTGTACGTGATTTTTATTATTTGCGTGGATTTGGGCTTGGAAAATTATGGGCTGCTCATTGTTTTCGCGGGATTACTCCTCATGGCACGGCGAGTTTTACTGGCGATCGATTGGAGCCTAATCGTGGTCTTTATGGCGATGTTTATCGATGTGCGCCTACTGACCGAATTACCTGCGCTACAAGCGTTGTTTGGCGAAATTAAAACACTCTCTCATGCTGCGGCTTATATTCTGGGTATTGGGTTATCCCAATTGATCAGCAATGTTCCTGCCACTATTTTATTGCTGAATTACTTACCCTCCAGTGCCCTCGTGGCTTATGCCGTGAATATTGGCGGCTTTGGTTTTGCGTTAGGCTCAATGGCTAATTTAATCGCGCTTAGAATGGCAGGTGAGCCGGCTATTTGGCTGAAATTCCATGCCTACTCGCTGCCTTTCCTATTGTGGAGCGCGCTGGTTGGCTGGTATTTGTTAGCGTGGTGA
- the fabB gene encoding beta-ketoacyl-ACP synthase I, whose product MKRAVITGLGIVSSIGNNQQEVLASLQEGRSGITFSQEFKDVGMRSHVWGDVKLASEPKDLIDRKVLRFMSDASIYAYLAMQEAITDAGLSEEQVSNFRSGLVVGSGGGSPRNQVAGSDAMRTPRGLKGVGPYMVTKAMASGVSACLATPFKIKGVNYSISSACATSAHCIGHALELIQLGKQDVVFAGGGEELCWEMACEFDAMGALSTKYNETPAKASRTYDQDRDGFVIAGGGGMVVVEELEHALARGAHIYAEIVGYGATSDGADMVAPSGEGAVRCMQMAMQGVDTPIDYMNVHGTSTPVGDVKELGAIREVFGDNTPAISSTKAMTGHSLGAAGVHEAIFSLLMVEHGFIAPSINIENLDEQAAGMNIITEPTQRELTTVMSNSFGFGGTNATLVMRKYQK is encoded by the coding sequence ATGAAGCGTGCAGTCATTACTGGCTTGGGGATCGTCTCCAGCATTGGTAATAACCAGCAGGAAGTTCTGGCGTCTTTGCAGGAAGGCCGCTCTGGCATTACTTTCTCGCAAGAATTTAAAGATGTTGGAATGCGCAGCCATGTATGGGGTGACGTTAAACTCGCCTCTGAGCCAAAGGATCTCATTGATCGCAAAGTGCTGCGTTTCATGAGCGACGCCTCAATTTATGCTTACCTTGCCATGCAAGAAGCGATTACAGACGCCGGTTTGTCTGAAGAGCAGGTTTCTAATTTCCGCAGTGGGCTGGTGGTAGGTTCTGGCGGCGGTTCACCCCGCAATCAGGTTGCCGGCTCCGATGCGATGCGTACACCACGCGGTCTGAAGGGTGTTGGCCCTTACATGGTGACTAAAGCCATGGCATCGGGTGTTTCTGCTTGCCTAGCAACACCTTTTAAAATCAAAGGCGTGAACTACTCCATCAGTTCAGCTTGTGCGACATCTGCACACTGTATTGGTCATGCATTGGAATTGATCCAACTGGGCAAACAGGATGTGGTCTTTGCCGGTGGTGGCGAAGAACTGTGCTGGGAAATGGCCTGTGAGTTCGATGCGATGGGCGCATTGTCAACCAAGTACAATGAAACCCCCGCTAAGGCTTCCCGTACTTATGACCAAGACCGTGATGGTTTCGTCATTGCTGGCGGTGGTGGCATGGTCGTGGTTGAAGAGCTGGAACATGCTCTGGCGCGCGGCGCACATATCTATGCTGAAATTGTGGGTTACGGTGCGACTTCTGACGGTGCAGACATGGTTGCTCCATCAGGTGAAGGCGCTGTTCGTTGCATGCAGATGGCCATGCAGGGTGTTGACACCCCAATTGACTATATGAACGTACACGGCACTTCTACCCCGGTGGGTGATGTGAAAGAGCTGGGCGCAATTCGTGAAGTGTTTGGTGATAACACGCCAGCGATTTCTTCAACCAAAGCGATGACCGGCCACTCACTGGGTGCGGCGGGCGTACATGAAGCTATCTTTAGCTTGTTGATGGTTGAGCATGGCTTTATTGCACCGAGCATCAATATTGAAAATCTGGATGAGCAAGCTGCGGGGATGAATATCATCACTGAGCCAACTCAACGTGAACTGACAACCGTGATGTCTAACAGCTTCGGTTTCGGTGGTACTAACGCCACTTTAGTGATGCGTAAATACCAGAAGTAA
- a CDS encoding sulfite exporter TauE/SafE family protein, whose amino-acid sequence MDWFTLGPALLGILFVVALLAGFIDSIAGGGGLLTVPALLAVGLPPAQVLATNKLQSVGGSLSASLYFIRRGAVNLKDQKLTIALTVVGSMLGAILVQYMRADILRQILPLLVIGIGVYFLVTPKLGEIDQQRRLSPVPFAFIAGGGVGFYDGFFGPGAGSFYALAFVTLCGFNLAKSTAHAKVLNFTSNLGSLIFFIVGGKVVWSIGLVMLVGQVLGARLGAHMVLTKGQKLIRPMIVVVSFVMSCKLLYDSHGAEISSWLGLHVFA is encoded by the coding sequence ATGGATTGGTTTACCCTTGGTCCTGCGCTTCTGGGGATACTGTTTGTCGTTGCACTGTTGGCCGGATTTATTGACTCTATCGCGGGCGGTGGTGGTTTGCTCACTGTCCCCGCACTGCTCGCTGTCGGATTACCGCCAGCGCAAGTATTAGCGACCAATAAGCTGCAATCTGTTGGCGGGTCGCTCTCCGCCAGCCTCTATTTTATTCGCCGTGGTGCGGTGAATCTTAAAGATCAAAAGCTAACCATTGCGCTAACCGTCGTCGGTTCGATGCTGGGTGCCATTTTGGTCCAATATATGCGGGCCGATATTTTGCGGCAGATCTTGCCGTTACTGGTGATCGGGATTGGTGTGTACTTTTTGGTGACGCCAAAATTAGGTGAAATCGACCAACAGCGCCGCTTGTCGCCTGTGCCTTTCGCCTTCATTGCGGGTGGTGGCGTCGGTTTTTATGATGGCTTTTTTGGTCCCGGTGCAGGTTCTTTCTATGCACTCGCTTTTGTTACCCTGTGCGGTTTTAATCTGGCTAAATCGACCGCCCATGCCAAAGTCCTTAATTTCACCTCTAATTTGGGCAGCCTGATTTTCTTTATCGTTGGCGGCAAAGTGGTGTGGAGCATCGGGCTAGTGATGCTGGTTGGCCAAGTGTTAGGCGCGCGGTTAGGGGCGCATATGGTATTAACCAAGGGGCAGAAATTAATTCGTCCCATGATTGTCGTGGTGTCATTCGTCATGAGCTGCAAATTGCTGTACGACAGCCACGGTGCCGAGATTTCTTCCTGGCTGGGATTACACGTTTTCGCATAA
- a CDS encoding aspartate/glutamate racemase family protein — MKILGLIGGMSWESTIPYYRMINQQVKEQLGGLHSAKIILYSVDFHEIEQLQAKGDWQTAAQVLSDAAVSLKRAGAEVVVVCTNTMHKVADDIEAASGLPLLHIADATAAQIKHQGIRKIGLLGTRYTMEQDFYRGRLTEKHDIEVITPDSADREIINRIIYEELCLGVINEHSRQEYRRIMKTLEQKGAQGIIFGCTEITLLVNAQDATVPVFDTTAIHAKAAAEYALEP, encoded by the coding sequence ATGAAAATTTTGGGCCTTATTGGTGGTATGAGTTGGGAATCGACCATTCCTTATTACCGGATGATTAATCAACAGGTTAAAGAACAATTAGGTGGGTTGCATAGCGCCAAAATTATTCTCTACAGTGTCGATTTCCACGAAATTGAGCAGCTACAGGCCAAAGGTGATTGGCAAACTGCTGCGCAAGTGCTCTCTGATGCAGCCGTGTCATTAAAACGTGCTGGAGCAGAGGTCGTGGTGGTTTGCACGAATACAATGCATAAAGTCGCGGACGACATTGAAGCCGCCAGTGGGCTGCCGCTGCTGCATATTGCTGATGCCACTGCGGCGCAAATTAAGCACCAAGGGATCAGGAAAATAGGTTTATTGGGTACTCGCTATACCATGGAGCAAGATTTCTATCGTGGTCGCTTAACGGAAAAACACGATATTGAGGTGATTACGCCAGACAGTGCTGACCGCGAAATCATTAACCGCATTATTTATGAAGAGCTGTGTTTGGGAGTTATCAATGAGCACTCTCGCCAAGAGTATCGCCGGATTATGAAAACGTTAGAGCAGAAAGGTGCGCAGGGGATTATCTTCGGTTGTACTGAGATTACCTTACTGGTTAATGCGCAGGATGCCACTGTGCCGGTGTTCGATACGACCGCTATACACGCCAAAGCGGCAGCAGAGTATGCACTGGAGCCTTAA
- the agp gene encoding bifunctional glucose-1-phosphatase/inositol phosphatase, which translates to MIKIKTAYTLTLLAILLPTSTHVVAQDKSDNYKLEQVLVMSRHGIRAPLVNYGDMLSSATPDKWPQWNTPGGYLTPKGAEIEAIFGGYFRLWLAETKLLKATGCPADKTVFTYANSLPRTIGTAQHFLFGAFPGCNVPVVHQKDIGKMDPVFNPIITLDVTPEFKEKALASINQHAGPGGVEGLNQRLQPNYALLSQVLDYKNSPACLVDKKCDWSTQPTNIVLVQNKEPGITGPLKLGTGASDAFMLQYYEGFPAQDVAWGRIKSSEEWRKLIDIKNLYHETLFGSPAIADNAAEKLVSFISAALDPVGEKTPNELAAQQAKLAVLVGHDSNIASLLAALKTKEYQLPDQYEKTPISGKVVFERWKDIKQNKDMMKIEYIYLSTEQIRNKTPLTLQAPPKRVTLEIEGCPIDAKGFCSMDDFRKAIKHNTQI; encoded by the coding sequence ATGATAAAGATAAAGACGGCCTATACCCTGACCTTATTAGCGATACTTCTACCGACTTCAACCCATGTCGTGGCTCAGGATAAGAGCGACAATTATAAACTTGAGCAGGTATTAGTGATGAGTCGCCATGGTATTCGTGCGCCGCTAGTGAATTATGGCGATATGCTTTCGAGTGCGACACCGGATAAGTGGCCGCAATGGAATACGCCAGGAGGATACCTGACACCGAAAGGGGCTGAAATCGAGGCAATATTTGGCGGTTATTTCCGCTTATGGTTGGCAGAGACCAAGCTACTGAAAGCTACAGGTTGCCCCGCAGACAAGACCGTATTTACCTATGCCAACAGTTTGCCAAGAACCATTGGCACCGCGCAGCATTTCTTATTTGGTGCATTCCCTGGCTGTAATGTCCCCGTTGTTCACCAAAAAGATATCGGCAAGATGGACCCTGTTTTTAACCCGATAATTACGTTGGATGTCACGCCCGAATTTAAAGAAAAAGCGCTGGCCTCGATTAATCAACATGCGGGGCCGGGTGGGGTTGAGGGGCTAAATCAGCGATTACAACCTAACTATGCCTTGCTATCACAAGTGTTGGACTATAAAAACTCCCCCGCCTGCTTGGTAGATAAAAAATGTGACTGGAGTACGCAACCCACCAATATTGTGTTAGTGCAAAATAAGGAGCCGGGCATTACTGGGCCATTGAAATTAGGGACCGGTGCTTCTGATGCCTTTATGCTGCAATATTACGAAGGTTTTCCGGCGCAAGATGTCGCTTGGGGGCGAATTAAGTCCTCGGAAGAGTGGCGTAAATTAATCGATATAAAAAATCTGTACCATGAAACATTATTCGGCTCACCCGCGATTGCCGATAATGCCGCCGAGAAATTAGTGAGCTTTATCAGCGCCGCATTGGATCCTGTTGGTGAGAAAACGCCAAATGAATTAGCCGCGCAACAAGCCAAATTGGCTGTGTTAGTCGGGCATGATTCCAACATTGCTTCGTTGCTGGCGGCACTTAAAACCAAAGAGTATCAGTTGCCAGACCAATATGAGAAAACGCCGATCAGCGGCAAAGTGGTCTTTGAACGCTGGAAAGATATCAAGCAAAACAAAGATATGATGAAGATTGAATATATCTATCTGTCGACAGAGCAAATCCGCAATAAAACACCATTAACCCTGCAAGCACCGCCAAAACGTGTCACGTTGGAAATTGAAGGCTGTCCAATTGACGCCAAAGGGTTCTGCTCAATGGATGATTTTAGAAAAGCAATAAAGCACAACACGCAGATCTAA
- the mnmC gene encoding bifunctional tRNA (5-methylaminomethyl-2-thiouridine)(34)-methyltransferase MnmD/FAD-dependent 5-carboxymethylaminomethyl-2-thiouridine(34) oxidoreductase MnmC, with translation MSQAPIQTATLSWNEQGTPVSEQFDDIYFSNEDGLEETHYVFLKGNGFPERFAQHPRDNCIFAETGFGTGLNFLTLWRDFAQFKQQDPTATLQRLHYISFEKYPLKVADLAAAHARWPELALFAEELRAQWPLPLGGCHRIVLAQGAITLDLWFGDVNTLLPQLDASLNDQVDAWFLDGFAPAKNPDMWNDTLFSAMSRMARPGGTFATFTAAGFVRRGLQHAGFDVAKVKGFGQKREMLTGTLPQRLDTPSEPDTHSHSDTHPDPWYHRPASAHCDDIAIIGGGIVSALTALALQRRGAKVTLYCADAQPAQGASGNRQGALYPLLNGKNDALETFFTSAFTFARRQYDQLIAQGIRFDHQWCGVSQLAYDEKSRGKIDKMLQTDWPASLAQAMSREQLSALAGLDCAHDGIHYPAGGWLCPSDLTLALMALAQQNGMTCHYQHELHQLERIEGQWQLTFVEPQAAKQHASVILATGHRLPEWAQTRHLPLSAVRGQVSHIPTTPVLSQLRQVLCYDGYLTPVNPANQHHCIGASYQRGDLATDFRADEQQENRDRLLRCLPQVSWPQQVDISDNQARCGVRCAIRDHLPMVGAVPDYNATLAQYQDLPRQRQRGEEIALAPVYPELFMVGALGSRGLCSAPLAAEILAAQMFGEPLPLDVSTLAALNPNRFWIRKLLKGRPVQQRTPD, from the coding sequence GTGAGCCAAGCGCCAATTCAAACTGCGACCTTGAGCTGGAATGAACAGGGTACACCTGTATCGGAACAGTTTGATGACATCTATTTTTCCAATGAAGATGGGCTGGAGGAGACGCACTACGTTTTTCTCAAGGGAAATGGTTTCCCCGAACGCTTTGCCCAACACCCGCGTGATAACTGCATTTTCGCCGAAACGGGTTTTGGTACTGGGTTGAATTTTCTCACCTTGTGGCGCGACTTTGCCCAATTTAAGCAGCAAGATCCCACGGCAACACTCCAGCGATTGCACTATATTAGCTTCGAAAAATACCCCCTTAAGGTCGCTGATTTAGCCGCCGCCCATGCACGTTGGCCGGAACTGGCACTCTTCGCCGAGGAATTACGGGCGCAATGGCCTCTGCCCTTAGGGGGTTGCCACCGTATTGTGCTCGCGCAGGGGGCCATCACGCTGGATTTATGGTTTGGCGATGTCAACACGCTGCTACCACAGTTAGATGCCAGCCTGAATGATCAGGTAGATGCTTGGTTCTTAGATGGCTTCGCCCCCGCCAAAAACCCCGATATGTGGAATGACACGCTGTTTAGTGCGATGTCGCGGATGGCCAGACCGGGAGGGACTTTTGCTACCTTTACGGCGGCTGGATTTGTGCGCCGAGGGTTGCAACATGCGGGGTTTGACGTCGCTAAAGTCAAAGGTTTCGGGCAAAAACGTGAAATGCTGACGGGTACTTTGCCCCAGCGTCTTGATACGCCATCTGAACCCGATACACATTCTCATTCGGACACTCATCCTGATCCTTGGTATCACCGCCCTGCCTCGGCCCATTGCGATGATATCGCCATTATCGGGGGTGGCATTGTCAGTGCATTGACTGCATTGGCATTGCAGCGCCGTGGGGCTAAGGTCACCCTTTATTGTGCTGATGCGCAGCCCGCACAAGGGGCATCCGGTAACCGGCAAGGTGCACTCTACCCGCTTTTGAATGGTAAAAATGACGCATTAGAAACCTTTTTCACCAGCGCGTTTACCTTTGCACGCCGCCAATATGATCAGCTTATTGCGCAAGGCATTCGTTTTGATCACCAGTGGTGTGGCGTCAGCCAACTCGCCTACGACGAAAAAAGTCGCGGCAAAATTGATAAAATGCTGCAAACAGATTGGCCCGCCTCTCTCGCCCAAGCAATGAGCCGTGAACAACTCAGTGCGCTGGCAGGGTTAGATTGCGCCCATGATGGCATCCACTATCCAGCCGGTGGTTGGCTTTGCCCCTCTGACCTAACCCTTGCACTGATGGCTCTCGCGCAACAAAACGGCATGACCTGCCACTATCAACATGAATTGCATCAGTTAGAACGCATTGAAGGGCAATGGCAGCTGACTTTTGTTGAACCACAGGCTGCTAAGCAACATGCCAGCGTGATCCTTGCCACGGGCCACCGCTTACCCGAGTGGGCGCAGACTCGCCATCTGCCGCTGTCAGCCGTGCGGGGGCAGGTCTCGCATATTCCGACTACGCCAGTGCTCAGCCAGTTGCGGCAAGTCCTGTGCTATGACGGTTATCTGACACCCGTGAATCCAGCCAATCAGCATCACTGTATCGGGGCCAGTTATCAGCGCGGCGATCTCGCCACTGATTTTCGGGCTGATGAGCAGCAAGAGAATCGGGATCGATTATTACGGTGTTTGCCACAGGTGAGTTGGCCGCAGCAAGTGGATATCAGTGATAATCAAGCGCGGTGTGGGGTACGTTGTGCTATCCGTGATCATTTGCCGATGGTCGGTGCGGTGCCCGATTATAATGCCACGTTGGCTCAGTATCAGGATCTTCCGCGTCAGAGACAACGTGGTGAAGAGATAGCCCTTGCGCCGGTGTACCCAGAGTTATTTATGGTCGGCGCATTGGGGTCACGAGGTTTGTGCAGTGCGCCATTGGCGGCAGAAATTTTGGCGGCGCAAATGTTTGGCGAGCCGCTACCATTGGATGTTTCTACTTTGGCAGCGTTAAATCCTAATCGGTTCTGGATTCGAAAATTATTGAAAGGCAGACCGGTGCAACAACGCACACCGGATTAA
- a CDS encoding YfcL family protein, with protein MIAEFETHILAQIDDMVEHASDDDLFAGGYLRGHLTLAVAESEANGEHSAEQLHARVQASLEKAIKAGELSPPDQVLVLGLWDRLLEKAIN; from the coding sequence ATGATCGCAGAGTTTGAAACACATATCTTGGCGCAAATAGATGACATGGTAGAGCACGCCAGTGATGATGATTTATTTGCCGGTGGTTATCTGCGTGGTCATCTGACGTTAGCCGTCGCTGAGTCAGAAGCAAACGGTGAACATTCCGCTGAGCAATTGCATGCCCGTGTTCAAGCCAGTCTGGAAAAAGCGATTAAGGCCGGTGAGCTTTCCCCGCCGGATCAGGTTTTGGTGTTGGGGTTGTGGGATCGTTTGCTTGAGAAAGCCATTAACTGA